One region of Chryseobacterium muglaense genomic DNA includes:
- the rpsO gene encoding 30S ribosomal protein S15: MYLTTEKKAEIFAKHGKSAQDTGTAEGQVALFTFRINHLSQHLKANRHDFNTERSLVKLVGKRKSLLDYLKKKDITRYRAIIAELGLRK; this comes from the coding sequence ATGTACTTAACAACAGAAAAAAAAGCAGAAATTTTCGCAAAACATGGAAAATCTGCACAAGACACAGGAACAGCTGAAGGACAGGTAGCTCTTTTCACGTTCAGAATTAACCACTTATCTCAGCATTTGAAAGCTAATCGTCATGATTTCAATACTGAAAGATCTTTGGTGAAATTAGTAGGTAAGAGAAAAAGTTTATTGGATTATCTTAAGAAAAAAGATATTACAAGATACAGAGCGATTATCGCTGAACTTGGATTAAGAAAATAA
- a CDS encoding pyruvate decarboxylase, with protein sequence MKNFLFYSLISSVFILSVSSVKAQKSSTHDKIKKVLYFNPEVDPDIEEIKEPTNHAFFSAVSDNISAFRKNKMLRSEIQVSFDSIDSKTISEYSKNNDADFVIVPKVKYFKVGLGKYVFSNQVVVSMKLFDAEGNLITSSEYDTYRKNMRLLGSTENSIKIGTNGAMKNILKELRKIKPSAEAGF encoded by the coding sequence ATGAAAAATTTTTTATTTTATTCGCTTATTTCTTCTGTATTTATCCTCAGTGTTTCTTCTGTAAAAGCACAGAAAAGCTCAACTCATGATAAAATAAAGAAAGTTTTATACTTCAATCCGGAAGTAGATCCCGATATTGAAGAAATAAAAGAACCTACCAATCACGCATTTTTCAGTGCAGTTTCTGATAACATCAGTGCATTCCGCAAAAATAAAATGTTGAGATCTGAAATTCAGGTTTCTTTTGACAGCATCGATTCTAAAACCATTTCCGAATACAGCAAAAACAATGATGCAGATTTTGTGATTGTTCCTAAAGTAAAATACTTTAAAGTAGGATTAGGAAAATACGTTTTCTCTAACCAGGTTGTGGTAAGCATGAAGCTTTTCGATGCGGAAGGAAACTTAATTACTTCTTCAGAATACGACACTTATCGAAAGAATATGCGTCTTTTGGGCTCTACTGAAAATTCAATAAAAATAGGTACGAACGGTGCCATGAAAAACATCCTTAAAGAATTAAGAAAGATAAAACCTTCTGCAGAAGCTGGTTTTTAA
- the mgtE gene encoding magnesium transporter — protein MNSTHELTFNPADIAERLSELPADERLLAFLKVPKQYKADVFSHLDPDFQEETIRSIGSDDVSEILNAMTPDDRTALFEDFPDELIKYSINHLNPQERRIALKLLGYNSDSIARLMTPYYIQIRKEWTVKKCLQQIKKVGKRVETINHLYVVDERNHLIDDLAVGSLLLAEEDTLVSELTDNQFVAIKTTTSKEDAVTYFEKYDRTALPIITEAGVLVGIVTIDDILDQIESQNTEDIQKFGGLEALDLPYTQTSLMEMIKKRGTWLIILFFSEMLTASAMGFFEDEIQKAVVLALFVPLIISSGGNSGSQAATLIIRAMALQEIGLKDWWYVMKKEIFTGLFLGGILGIIGFLRIMVWHKAGFFDYGIHWAYVGLSVGVSLVMIVLWGTLSGSMVPFILKKLKLDPATSSAPFVATLVDVTGLIIYFSVAGLFLTGKLL, from the coding sequence TTGAATTCTACACACGAACTTACATTTAATCCAGCCGATATTGCCGAAAGACTCAGTGAACTTCCCGCTGATGAAAGGCTACTCGCTTTTTTGAAAGTTCCAAAGCAGTATAAAGCCGATGTTTTTTCGCATTTAGATCCCGATTTTCAGGAAGAAACCATTCGAAGTATTGGAAGTGATGATGTTTCAGAAATTCTGAATGCGATGACTCCCGATGACAGAACAGCTTTGTTTGAAGACTTTCCTGATGAGTTGATTAAATATTCTATCAATCATCTTAATCCGCAGGAAAGAAGAATTGCCCTGAAACTTCTTGGCTATAATTCTGACTCTATTGCGCGACTGATGACACCTTATTACATCCAAATCCGAAAAGAATGGACGGTAAAAAAATGTCTTCAGCAAATAAAAAAAGTTGGTAAACGGGTAGAAACCATCAATCATCTGTATGTAGTTGACGAAAGAAATCATTTGATAGACGATTTAGCTGTAGGAAGTTTGTTGTTGGCAGAAGAAGACACCTTAGTCTCCGAACTCACAGATAACCAATTTGTTGCTATTAAAACAACAACTTCAAAAGAAGATGCTGTTACTTATTTTGAAAAATATGATCGAACTGCACTTCCTATTATTACCGAAGCCGGCGTTTTGGTAGGAATTGTAACGATTGATGACATTTTAGACCAAATTGAATCACAAAACACCGAAGATATTCAGAAATTCGGGGGACTTGAAGCTTTAGATTTACCATACACCCAAACTTCTTTGATGGAAATGATCAAAAAAAGAGGAACATGGTTAATCATTTTATTTTTCTCTGAAATGCTGACTGCTTCTGCAATGGGATTTTTTGAAGATGAAATTCAGAAAGCTGTTGTTTTGGCATTATTTGTACCGCTGATTATTTCAAGTGGAGGAAATTCTGGTTCTCAGGCTGCAACTTTGATCATTCGTGCGATGGCGCTTCAGGAAATAGGTTTAAAAGACTGGTGGTACGTAATGAAAAAAGAAATTTTCACCGGATTATTTTTAGGCGGAATTTTAGGAATAATCGGATTTCTGAGAATTATGGTTTGGCATAAAGCCGGTTTTTTTGACTATGGAATTCACTGGGCTTATGTAGGCTTAAGTGTTGGTGTTTCATTGGTCATGATTGTTTTATGGGGAACACTTTCGGGTTCTATGGTTCCATTTATTCTTAAAAAGCTAAAACTCGACCCCGCTACTTCTTCGGCTCCGTTTGTAGCAACTTTGGTAGATGTTACCGGATTAATTATTTACTTCTCAGTCGCCGGACTTTTCTTAACCGGAAAACTTTTGTAA
- a CDS encoding ABC transporter substrate-binding protein codes for MRVISLVPSITEALFDLGLTENEIVGRTKFCIHPSEKVKNIEIIGGTKNLTIEKIKSLKPDLILANKEENVKEQVEILMKDFKVIVYNTETIEDNYYLLKNLGLLFNKEERAQAFNLKIYEILNQTKINSKVKVAYLIWNNPYMTIGSDTFIHHILSEIGFENIFKNQTRYPEIQTEDLAEADVIMLSSEPFPFKEKHILELKEVYPDKKIMIVDGEAFSWYGTHIAKCENYFKELIAEFND; via the coding sequence ATGCGAGTTATTTCTTTAGTACCTTCTATTACAGAAGCTTTATTCGATTTAGGTTTAACGGAAAATGAAATTGTCGGAAGAACAAAATTCTGTATTCACCCTTCAGAAAAAGTAAAAAATATAGAAATTATCGGTGGGACAAAAAACCTTACTATTGAGAAGATTAAAAGCCTCAAACCTGATTTAATTTTAGCCAACAAAGAAGAAAACGTTAAAGAACAGGTTGAAATTTTAATGAAGGATTTTAAAGTAATTGTTTATAATACAGAGACGATTGAAGATAATTATTACCTGCTGAAAAACCTTGGATTGCTATTTAACAAAGAAGAAAGAGCACAAGCTTTCAATCTAAAGATTTACGAAATTCTCAATCAGACCAAAATAAATTCAAAGGTAAAAGTTGCTTATCTTATTTGGAACAATCCTTATATGACGATTGGTTCAGACACCTTCATTCATCATATTTTAAGTGAAATTGGTTTTGAAAATATATTTAAAAATCAAACCCGTTATCCGGAAATCCAAACAGAAGATTTAGCAGAAGCAGATGTTATTATGCTATCTTCGGAACCTTTTCCTTTTAAAGAAAAACATATTCTCGAATTAAAAGAAGTTTATCCTGATAAAAAAATTATGATTGTTGATGGTGAAGCTTTTTCGTGGTACGGAACGCATATTGCGAAGTGCGAGAATTATTTTAAAGAATTGATTGCTGAATTTAATGATTAA
- a CDS encoding GAF domain-containing protein gives MSELKKRLSSILESPKHNTDEKLQKVCHLLDQEISYFNWTGFYFKNGDKDELKLGPYVGAETDHTIIPYGKGICGQVAVSNETFIVPDVHLQDNYLSCSIDTKAEIVVPIFKNGENIGQIDIDSHTIDPFTKEDLELLEWLCNEVSKIV, from the coding sequence ATGTCTGAATTAAAAAAAAGACTTTCGTCTATTCTTGAAAGTCCAAAACATAATACGGATGAGAAGCTTCAAAAAGTTTGTCATCTATTGGATCAGGAAATATCTTATTTCAACTGGACTGGTTTTTACTTTAAAAACGGAGATAAAGACGAGTTGAAATTAGGTCCTTATGTAGGAGCTGAAACCGATCATACCATTATTCCTTACGGAAAAGGTATTTGTGGACAGGTAGCTGTTTCAAACGAAACATTTATTGTTCCAGACGTACATTTGCAGGATAATTATTTGAGCTGCTCAATTGATACAAAAGCTGAAATTGTAGTTCCTATTTTTAAAAATGGTGAAAATATCGGTCAGATTGATATCGATTCTCATACAATCGATCCTTTTACAAAAGAAGATTTAGAGTTGTTGGAATGGCTTTGTAATGAAGTTTCAAAGATTGTTTAA
- a CDS encoding TonB-dependent receptor: protein MYQKLTPKQKALTINLDPTIYGTFAEIGAGQETVRHFFRAGGASGTIAKAMSAYDKDFSDAIYGKEVKNRYVTQNRLRKMLRYEVSLIEERISRDTNPGRKYFSYANTVTTINFDKTVKGHGWVGIRFQVKENEDYNEIVIHVKFKENDATLQQETLGNLGVNLIYGAYNYYDNPRRLIESLYDEVTTDNLEIDMIDFSGPAFAYVDNRLMSLQLVKNNMTDAVIFNAEGNNMLPADILYKKNIFAVRGSFRPVTKVNIDMIRNGMEMFLKDAICTQEETEVLIEITISNLRADGDIDERDFLDRVDVLGKLGYTVIISNFSEYYRLIDYFSHYTNGDIGVTMGVNNLLMVFDEKYYKDLSGGILEAFGKFFRNGMRVYLYPYKDPETHELLDSSTLKVEENLKELYKYFKLNNRIVDITTYNPEFLEIYSREILRKIACNISGWENQLPDGVAEMIKERGMFGFKNELSLKQFS from the coding sequence ATGTATCAGAAATTAACTCCTAAACAAAAAGCATTAACAATTAATCTAGATCCTACTATTTATGGTACTTTCGCAGAGATTGGAGCAGGGCAGGAAACTGTACGACACTTTTTTAGAGCAGGGGGGGCTTCCGGTACAATTGCTAAGGCAATGTCGGCTTACGACAAAGATTTTAGTGATGCCATCTACGGAAAAGAAGTAAAAAACAGGTATGTTACCCAAAACAGACTTAGAAAAATGCTTCGCTATGAAGTTTCGCTAATAGAAGAAAGAATTTCTAGGGATACCAATCCTGGGAGAAAATATTTTTCTTATGCAAATACGGTAACAACCATCAATTTTGATAAAACTGTGAAAGGTCACGGTTGGGTCGGAATTCGTTTTCAGGTGAAAGAGAATGAAGATTACAACGAGATTGTAATTCACGTAAAATTCAAAGAAAACGATGCTACTTTGCAACAAGAGACCCTTGGAAATCTTGGTGTGAATCTTATCTATGGTGCTTATAATTATTATGATAACCCAAGAAGGTTGATAGAATCTCTTTATGATGAGGTTACTACAGACAATCTTGAGATTGATATGATCGATTTCAGCGGTCCGGCTTTTGCTTATGTTGATAACAGACTGATGTCTTTGCAATTGGTGAAAAACAATATGACCGATGCTGTGATTTTTAATGCTGAAGGTAATAATATGCTTCCTGCAGATATTTTATATAAGAAAAATATTTTTGCGGTAAGAGGAAGTTTCAGACCGGTTACAAAAGTAAATATAGACATGATCCGAAACGGAATGGAAATGTTCCTGAAGGATGCTATTTGTACCCAAGAGGAAACTGAAGTTCTTATTGAGATTACCATTTCAAATCTGCGTGCAGACGGAGATATTGATGAAAGAGACTTTTTGGATCGTGTAGATGTTTTAGGTAAATTAGGTTATACCGTTATTATATCTAACTTCTCAGAATATTACAGATTGATAGATTATTTCTCTCATTATACCAATGGTGATATTGGTGTAACGATGGGGGTAAATAACTTATTGATGGTGTTTGACGAGAAATATTACAAAGATCTTTCAGGTGGTATTTTGGAAGCATTTGGTAAGTTTTTCAGAAATGGAATGAGAGTCTATCTGTATCCGTACAAAGATCCTGAAACTCATGAATTGTTAGATTCTTCAACTTTAAAAGTAGAAGAAAACCTAAAAGAATTATATAAATACTTCAAACTAAACAACCGTATTGTAGATATTACTACCTATAATCCTGAGTTTTTGGAAATATATTCAAGAGAAATTCTAAGAAAAATTGCATGCAATATCAGCGGTTGGGAAAATCAGCTTCCGGATGGTGTGGCAGAAATGATAAAAGAAAGAGGAATGTTCGGGTTTAAGAACGAACTTTCTCTGAAACAATTTTCATAA
- a CDS encoding MBL fold metallo-hydrolase: MKLKFLGTGTSQGVPVIGCTCEVCTSLNPKDSRFRASAMITTDENRKILIDCGPDFRQQMLINKENHIDITLLTHEHNDHVIGLDDMRPLIFKSGKNMPIYCLSRVGQEVKNRFPYAFADIRYPGAPAFDLHEITHEKFTVLDTEITPIEVTHYKIYILGYKFKKLAYITDANFISDSEKEKLKDLDVLILNCIRKFDPHPAHFVLADVIKLYDELKPKKLFLTHISHHFGLHDIEDKLLPDGIHLAYDGLELNF, translated from the coding sequence ATGAAGTTGAAATTTTTAGGAACCGGAACTTCCCAAGGTGTACCCGTAATTGGTTGCACTTGCGAAGTATGTACTTCACTAAACCCAAAAGACAGTCGTTTTCGGGCTTCAGCGATGATAACTACCGATGAAAACAGGAAAATATTAATCGATTGCGGACCTGATTTTCGTCAGCAGATGCTTATCAATAAAGAAAACCATATCGATATTACGCTTCTTACTCATGAGCATAATGATCATGTGATTGGTTTGGATGATATGCGCCCACTGATTTTTAAAAGTGGTAAAAACATGCCCATTTATTGCCTCTCAAGAGTTGGACAGGAAGTTAAAAACCGATTTCCTTATGCTTTTGCAGATATTCGCTATCCGGGAGCACCAGCTTTTGATTTACACGAAATCACTCACGAAAAGTTTACTGTTTTAGATACAGAAATTACTCCTATCGAAGTAACGCATTATAAAATTTATATTTTAGGATATAAATTTAAAAAACTCGCCTATATTACTGATGCCAATTTTATTTCTGATTCAGAAAAAGAAAAGTTAAAAGATTTAGACGTATTAATTTTAAACTGTATTCGAAAATTCGATCCGCATCCGGCTCATTTTGTATTAGCGGATGTAATTAAACTGTATGATGAACTAAAACCTAAAAAATTATTTTTAACCCATATCAGTCATCATTTTGGGTTGCATGATATTGAAGATAAGCTACTTCCCGACGGGATACACCTTGCCTACGATGGTTTGGAACTCAATTTTTAA
- a CDS encoding leucine-rich repeat domain-containing protein, translating to MKKYICLLSFLCIVKINAQIDPVKYPTYTDIEAALKSEKPVYSLSFRDKGLFNLPPDIKKMDSVFFLNMMGNNFEKLDEALFSLSQLEILNINENSIKYIPDEISKLKKLTTFSMNLNQLTELNPEFAKLQNLKVVQLDANNLSVFPKALTEISGLEEINLHSNEISMVSDVDKIKSLKFLNLSSNQINDLNETEFPSKLKYLELQKNMLLTLSKNILTLKNLEFLNVGENKISEISPQIKHLKNIISLNLANNQLKSLPKEITDLKNLKTLILTGNPLSKIQVENLRKQMPNTQIYF from the coding sequence ATGAAAAAATATATTTGCCTTTTGTCATTTTTGTGTATCGTTAAAATAAATGCACAGATTGATCCTGTAAAATATCCTACCTACACAGATATTGAGGCTGCTTTGAAATCTGAAAAACCTGTTTACAGCTTAAGTTTCAGAGATAAAGGTTTGTTTAATTTACCGCCTGACATTAAGAAAATGGATTCTGTTTTTTTTCTGAATATGATGGGAAACAATTTTGAGAAACTAGACGAAGCACTTTTTTCACTTTCACAACTTGAAATTCTTAATATCAACGAAAACAGCATAAAATATATTCCTGATGAGATCAGTAAGCTTAAAAAGCTGACTACATTTTCTATGAATCTTAACCAATTGACAGAGCTTAATCCTGAGTTTGCCAAACTTCAAAACCTTAAAGTAGTACAGCTCGACGCAAATAATCTGAGCGTTTTCCCAAAGGCTCTGACGGAAATTTCCGGACTTGAAGAAATCAATTTGCACAGTAACGAGATCAGTATGGTTTCTGATGTTGATAAAATAAAAAGTCTTAAGTTTCTGAATCTTTCATCGAATCAGATTAACGATCTTAATGAAACCGAGTTTCCAAGTAAACTCAAATATCTTGAACTTCAAAAAAATATGTTGCTTACACTCTCAAAAAATATTCTGACTCTAAAAAATCTTGAGTTTTTGAATGTAGGAGAGAACAAAATATCTGAGATTTCGCCTCAAATAAAGCATTTAAAGAATATCATCAGTCTTAATTTAGCCAATAATCAGCTAAAATCATTACCAAAAGAAATTACTGATTTAAAAAACTTAAAAACACTTATTCTTACGGGAAATCCTCTCAGTAAGATTCAAGTTGAAAATCTACGAAAGCAGATGCCGAATACTCAGATTTATTTTTAA
- a CDS encoding alkaline phosphatase PhoX, whose protein sequence is MKRKLLSIAALALMTTSMIQAQTTIFALQSAWKFNDADVALPATWKTSNYDVSAWAVGNGPLGYGDPVTTSFISGVDTAYLIKDFTVNLADLSNTMEFGVRRDDGIIVYLNGEEVIRDNMPAGVVTHSTFSNTTVDGAAETAINLFSIPKNKFVQGTNRISIELHNRSASSSDLTIDAYLKTTATVTPPVSNCTGTHISCFTSIVPTTQTPKLIIPAGHKYQLILKEGDNYTEGGGMVGGLNDFTAYVAKNNSSTDGYLSVNHETNPGGVTMAEVNYNAATKLWQLTKSRAVSFSAPSLVQTIRNCSGGITPWGTVITAEESVTSNDINADGYKDYGWLVEIDPATAQVMSHNQAGTKDKLWQMGIMNHENVVINDAGTIAYYGEDGGTHMVYKYVMDTPNNLASGDLYVLKLTQGLSGGNPVATTGQWIQIPNKLQADQNNTASLAQSAGGTSFNGVEDVEISPLDGKIYFTAKGLDKVYRMTDNGMTLSNVETFVGGASTTYSFNTAQGVKTEAWGDGNDNLTFDELGNLWVLQDGGKNYIWVIGPDHTQANPNVRLFASMPAGSEPTGLTFTPDKKFGFFSIQHPSSTISTDVDATGNVIDYRGKSATVVVALQQFLGTSGSLGTVEVVNENDVTIAPNPTSGIVKINSPKALKNLEITAYSIDGKIVYKKKVTGSTTSLDLDFTSELQASRVLILNIEADGFQKTTKILKK, encoded by the coding sequence GTGAAAAGAAAACTACTCAGTATCGCAGCTTTGGCATTGATGACGACATCGATGATCCAGGCACAGACTACAATTTTTGCATTGCAAAGTGCATGGAAGTTCAACGATGCAGATGTTGCATTGCCTGCAACCTGGAAAACTTCCAATTATGATGTTTCAGCTTGGGCTGTAGGAAACGGACCTTTGGGATATGGTGATCCGGTTACTACTTCTTTCATCTCGGGGGTAGATACGGCTTATCTTATCAAAGATTTTACCGTGAATTTGGCAGATCTTTCCAATACGATGGAATTTGGTGTGAGAAGAGATGACGGAATCATTGTTTATCTAAACGGTGAAGAGGTGATAAGAGACAATATGCCTGCCGGAGTTGTTACTCATAGTACTTTCTCAAATACCACGGTTGATGGGGCTGCAGAAACGGCTATTAACTTATTCTCTATTCCTAAAAACAAATTTGTACAGGGAACAAACAGAATCTCAATTGAATTACACAATAGAAGTGCCTCAAGCTCAGATTTAACGATTGATGCTTATCTTAAAACAACTGCAACTGTTACTCCACCGGTTTCTAATTGTACAGGAACACACATCAGTTGTTTTACATCAATTGTTCCTACAACACAGACTCCAAAATTAATTATCCCTGCTGGACATAAATATCAGTTGATTCTAAAAGAAGGTGATAATTACACAGAAGGTGGCGGAATGGTCGGTGGTCTTAATGACTTTACAGCTTATGTTGCTAAAAATAACAGCAGTACAGATGGATATCTTTCTGTGAATCATGAGACTAATCCAGGAGGAGTTACCATGGCAGAGGTTAATTATAATGCAGCTACGAAACTTTGGCAGTTAACAAAATCAAGGGCAGTAAGCTTTTCAGCCCCGAGTCTTGTACAGACTATCAGAAACTGTTCTGGAGGTATTACACCTTGGGGAACTGTGATAACGGCTGAAGAATCTGTTACTTCAAATGATATTAATGCTGATGGATACAAAGATTATGGTTGGTTGGTAGAGATTGACCCTGCAACCGCACAGGTAATGTCTCATAACCAAGCGGGAACTAAGGATAAGCTTTGGCAGATGGGGATCATGAATCATGAGAATGTAGTGATTAACGATGCCGGAACAATTGCTTATTACGGAGAAGATGGCGGAACTCACATGGTGTATAAATACGTGATGGATACTCCAAACAATCTGGCTTCAGGAGATTTATATGTTTTGAAACTTACTCAGGGATTAAGCGGCGGAAATCCGGTTGCTACTACAGGACAGTGGATTCAGATTCCAAATAAACTTCAGGCGGATCAAAATAATACAGCTTCTTTAGCTCAGTCAGCTGGTGGTACTTCATTCAATGGAGTAGAAGATGTTGAGATAAGCCCACTTGACGGTAAAATTTATTTTACAGCAAAAGGGTTAGACAAAGTGTACAGAATGACAGATAACGGAATGACGCTTTCAAACGTAGAAACTTTTGTAGGAGGTGCATCAACTACTTATTCATTCAATACGGCTCAAGGAGTAAAAACCGAAGCTTGGGGAGACGGAAACGATAACCTTACTTTTGATGAGCTTGGAAACCTTTGGGTACTTCAGGATGGTGGTAAAAACTACATTTGGGTAATTGGTCCAGATCATACACAGGCAAATCCTAATGTGAGATTATTTGCATCAATGCCTGCAGGATCAGAACCTACAGGTCTTACATTTACACCAGATAAAAAATTTGGTTTCTTTTCAATTCAACATCCTAGTTCTACGATCTCTACTGATGTAGATGCTACAGGAAATGTAATAGATTACAGAGGGAAATCTGCTACAGTAGTTGTTGCTTTACAGCAATTTTTAGGAACTTCTGGAAGCTTGGGTACAGTAGAAGTTGTTAACGAAAATGATGTGACGATTGCTCCGAATCCTACTTCAGGAATTGTAAAGATCAATTCTCCGAAAGCATTGAAAAATCTTGAAATTACTGCCTACAGCATTGACGGAAAGATTGTGTATAAAAAGAAAGTTACTGGTTCTACCACAAGCTTAGATTTAGATTTCACAAGTGAACTTCAGGCATCAAGAGTTTTAATATTAAATATTGAAGCAGACGGATTCCAGAAGACAACTAAGATTCTTAAAAAATAG
- a CDS encoding IS5 family transposase — translation MLGKIKPDLQQNLFKTRLTELINMEHPLVKLAHEISWEKMEQEFAKLFSEQGRPSVAIRKIAGMLLLKEMFKESDETVVERWVENAYWQYFTGEDFFQTQQPFDPSNFVHFRKRIGEKGLEFLLGQSVSLHPQAKTEDEVQIDTTVQEKNITFPTDSKLAKKVIDNCVKIAEKEGVIQRQSYKRVSKQLLRDAYFGHHPRRQKKAKMARKKLRTIGKRVLRELERKLPSTILKDYEDVFKIYLKALTQERNTKDKIYSLHEPQVACIAKGKSGKAYEFGTKVAVVRGRKTGVISSIKRFSGNPHDSKTLEESLAQSERVRKSVGGTRPNKASTDRGFRGIKLVEGTVILLPTKKEKTKYEQQVARLRFRARAAIEPCISHLKRNHSLGLNFLKGVAGDINNALLAGIGYNLKMRFNQIKEQITLWLEILLRTFLCKYNFQNEN, via the coding sequence ATGTTAGGTAAAATAAAACCAGATTTACAGCAAAATTTATTCAAGACCAGACTTACGGAACTCATTAATATGGAGCATCCGTTGGTAAAATTGGCTCACGAAATCTCTTGGGAGAAAATGGAGCAAGAGTTTGCAAAACTGTTTTCAGAGCAAGGAAGACCCTCGGTTGCAATTCGTAAAATAGCAGGAATGCTTCTGCTTAAGGAAATGTTTAAAGAAAGCGACGAAACGGTTGTAGAAAGATGGGTGGAGAATGCGTATTGGCAATATTTTACGGGCGAAGATTTTTTTCAGACCCAGCAGCCTTTTGATCCGAGCAATTTTGTACACTTTAGAAAGAGAATTGGCGAGAAGGGGTTAGAATTCCTTTTAGGACAAAGCGTTTCTCTTCATCCGCAAGCCAAAACAGAAGATGAAGTTCAGATTGACACTACGGTTCAGGAGAAGAATATTACCTTTCCTACGGATTCAAAATTAGCAAAAAAAGTAATAGACAATTGCGTGAAAATAGCTGAAAAAGAAGGGGTAATTCAAAGGCAAAGTTATAAAAGAGTAAGCAAACAATTGTTGCGAGATGCTTATTTTGGGCACCATCCGAGAAGACAGAAGAAGGCAAAAATGGCAAGGAAGAAGCTCAGAACGATTGGCAAAAGAGTGCTTCGGGAATTGGAAAGAAAACTTCCTTCAACTATTTTGAAAGACTACGAAGACGTTTTTAAAATTTACCTCAAAGCACTCACCCAAGAACGTAATACGAAAGATAAAATTTACAGTTTGCACGAACCACAGGTTGCCTGTATTGCGAAAGGGAAATCGGGAAAGGCATACGAGTTTGGGACAAAAGTGGCGGTAGTGCGAGGTAGGAAAACAGGGGTCATCAGTTCCATAAAAAGATTTTCAGGCAATCCTCACGATAGCAAAACATTGGAAGAATCATTAGCACAAAGTGAGCGAGTCAGAAAATCCGTTGGAGGAACAAGACCTAATAAAGCGAGTACAGACCGAGGTTTTAGAGGAATAAAATTAGTAGAAGGAACGGTAATTTTGCTTCCCACAAAAAAAGAAAAAACAAAATATGAGCAACAAGTTGCAAGATTGAGATTCCGAGCAAGAGCAGCGATAGAGCCTTGTATCTCGCATTTGAAAAGAAACCACTCCTTAGGATTAAACTTCCTTAAAGGAGTAGCTGGAGATATTAATAATGCCTTATTAGCAGGCATCGGATACAATCTGAAGATGAGATTCAACCAAATCAAAGAGCAAATCACTCTTTGGCTCGAAATTCTTCTCCGAACTTTTTTATGCAAGTATAATTTTCAAAATGAAAACTAG